The following is a genomic window from bacterium.
AGCCATAAATCATGCGGATCGTGGAGGTTTTTCCGGCCCCGTTGGGCCCTAGCAGGCCGAAGAGCTCTCCTTGTTGAACGGTAAAGGAGATGCCGTCAACAGCGGTGAACGCGCCGTAACATTTGCGGAGATTTTCTGCTTCTATGACGGAGATGGCCATTTCGGAAGGATGGTATCAATGTCTTGGAAGAGTACAAATCATCTTTTGCAGGGCGCGCAATAAACCTCTTTGCCATACCGAGTTATCAGGATATTCTTGCCGGCATGGAACGACGGAGTGGATTTTGGATTGCCTCGACACCTCTGAAATCTTGGGTTTTGCAGAGCCGGCCGATAACATCCAGGAAAAGTGATGTTAATCTTCGCTTTGATGGCGGACAGTATCAGCTATGGGAGGGGTTCGGTGGCGGGGTATCGGAGAAGAGCTGGGATGCGTTGGCCTTGTTAAAGGCGGGGGATCGACTCCGGGCGCTGAATGCCCTGTTTAATCATGAGGAGGGCTGCCGGTTCCACTATGCGCGGCTTCCTGTTGGGGCTTCCAATACGGCCCGTGACGGGTACTCGTGCAATGCAACCCCCAATGACCTTGCCATGAAAAATTTTAGCATCGTACGGGACCATGAGTGTCTGATCCCGTTCCTGCGTATTCCTCTGGATCGGATCCGGAAGTTTAAAACGGTTGCCTGTCCGTGGAGCCCCCCTGACTGGATGAAGGAGGAGACGGCGGTCGGGTGTGGGCGGATAAAGTGGGATCCTGTGATGCTGGAGGCGTATGCCCTCTATCTTGCGAGGTTTGTTCAGAATTATCGGCGAGAGGGGATCATGATTGATCATTTGCTGATTCAGAATGATCCGGCCGATCAATCCGGTCAGCCTGGCTGTTATTGGACCGGCGCACAACTTCGCGACTTTATCCGGAACTATTGTGGGCCGGTGATGAGGAAACAAAAAGTTTCCGCGCGGTTGTGGTTGGGTGCGCTGGACTCGTTGGACTACACAGATTATGCCCTGACGACGTTGAGTGACCCGATGGCGATGCAGTTTATTGCAGGGGTGGCTTGTCAGCAAGGGGGGCGCGATACTTTGCAGCGGATCCGGCGCGCCTTTCCGGATATTCGCATGATGCAGTCTGATTGTGGGGCGGGGGATGGGCAGAATACCTGGGCTCAGGGCCATGCCACCTTTTCCGTGATCCAGCAGGCGATTACGGCTGGAGCGGATGTCTGCCTGTACGATAACATGGTTTTCCTCGAAAATGGTAAATCCCTGGATGGACGGGGGCTAAACTCGTTGATCAAGGTTAATGAGATGACCAGGACTTATGTTTTGACTCCGGACTATTTTGTTTTAAGGCATTTTTCGTATCTCGTAGACCGGTATGCGGTGCGGCTTGGATTGGATGGGGAATGGGCCGATCGTGCCGTTGTATTTTACAATGAGGATGACGAGAGCCGGGTTATGGTAATCCATAATCCGGAATTGGCGTTCAGGCGCGTGGTTTTGGAAGATGGTGATCGGCGCCTGGTGATGTCTCTTCAACCTCAATCCATCAATACGATCGTGTTATAAAAAACAAAAACCCCGAACCTGTGAAGGTCGGGATTTTTGACAAAACGGGCTGGCCGTATTTGGTTTAACGCTTGGAGAACTGGAAGCGTTTACGAGCACCGGGTTGACCGTATTTTTTACGTTCTTTCATACGGGAATCGCGGGTCATACAACCGCTCGCTTTGAGCGCGGCGCGCAAGGTGGCGTCGCTTAATTGTAGCGCACGGGAAATAGCCTGACGAAGTGCGCCAGCCTGGCCAACGGTACCGCCGCCGATGAGGCGGGCAGTCAGGTCAAACTTGGTGAGCGTATCCGTCAGCTTCATGGGCTGTTCGATAAACTTGATCACGGCTTCGTTGCCGAAATAGATCGTTGGATCTTTTTTGTTAACGACCCATTTACCGGTTCCGGGGGTGAGACACACCCGGGCGACCGACGTTTTCCTGCTGCCTGATGCGCGATATTCTGCAACTTTTTCTGCCACTGGGATACCCTCGTTACTTAATGTCGATTACTTTAGGGTTCTGAGCGGCATGAGAATGCTCAGCGCCCGCAAAAACCTTCAAACGTTTAATAACCTTCCGGCTCATATGATTACCAGGAAGCATTCCTTCAACCGCCTTTGTGATCATACGATCAGGATGGCGCTCGCGCATGGCCGCCACTGTTGTGGTCTTGTGGCCGCCCCGGAAACCGGTGTAGCGCTCATAGATCTTCTTGTCGTCCTTGGTTCCAGTGAGCTTTACGTCCTTGGCATTGATGACGATGACAAAGTCACCGGTATCAATATGGTTCGTAAAGGTCGCCTTGGTACGCCCACGAAGCAAATTCGCCACCTTGACGGCCATCCGTCCCAGGGGTTTCCCTGCTGCGTCAACAATAAACCAATTACGCTTGATTTCGCTCTCTTTGGGTAGAGATGTCTTCATTCTTTGTTCAACCTTTCAGGCCATAAAAAGCGGGCTTGTTTACTTTATTTCAGGGGGATGTGTCAACCACTATTTCCACCTGATGCTCCTTTCGTCGCCATCAGGCCGGAATAGGAACTGCATTAATTAAGACGTAACACTATCGCGAATCGTAATAAATGTGAAGGAGAATCCTTTCTTTTCCTCCCTCGTGTTATAAAGTGAGTAGAGTTTGATGGATAAGGAGGAGGGTATGGTGGACTCGACATTATCGGTGGCAATACGGGATTTGAAATTGATGGCCGGCCAGACGGTGCGGCTACGTGGATGGCTACATGGAAAGCGGGCAGGCGGGAAAGTGGTGTTTTTGCTCGTTCGTGATGGAACCGGCCTTTGCCAGTGTGTGGTGGAGGGAGCCATGGTGGAGGCCTTTGCCAGTGCCCATGAATTAACGCAAGAGTCGTCGTTGATGATTACCGGGCTGGTTCGGTTGGATGAGCGTGCTCCGGGTGGGGCGGAGTTGGCGGTCACGTCCGTCGAGGTGTTGCAGATTTCCAAGGATTATCCCATCAGCCGGAAAGCGCATGGCATTGATTTTTTGATGGATCACCGACATCTCTGGCTCCGCTCGCCACGACCTGCTGCTATTTTGCGGGTTCGGCATACTGTGATCCGGGCCATTCGCGATTTTTTTGACTCTAACGGGTTCACGCTCGTTGATATGCCGATTTTGGTGCCGGGCGCAGGAGAAGATCGGCAGTCCTTGTTTCCTGTGGATTATTTCGGTGAGAAATTATTTTTGAGTCAGACGGGGCAGCTTTATCTCGAAAGTGCCTGTATGTCATTGGGTAAGGTTTATTGTTTCGGCCCGACCTTTCGTGCCGAGAAGTCCAAAACGCGCCGGCACCTGACGGAGTTCTGGATGGTGGAGCCCGAGATGGCATTTGCCGAATTGGATGATGTGGTGGCTTTGGCTGAAAATATGATCTGTGCCATTGTAGCCGCTGTGCTGGAAAAGAATCGGCCCGACCTGGAAGTGCTCG
Proteins encoded in this region:
- a CDS encoding glycosyl hydrolase → MERRSGFWIASTPLKSWVLQSRPITSRKSDVNLRFDGGQYQLWEGFGGGVSEKSWDALALLKAGDRLRALNALFNHEEGCRFHYARLPVGASNTARDGYSCNATPNDLAMKNFSIVRDHECLIPFLRIPLDRIRKFKTVACPWSPPDWMKEETAVGCGRIKWDPVMLEAYALYLARFVQNYRREGIMIDHLLIQNDPADQSGQPGCYWTGAQLRDFIRNYCGPVMRKQKVSARLWLGALDSLDYTDYALTTLSDPMAMQFIAGVACQQGGRDTLQRIRRAFPDIRMMQSDCGAGDGQNTWAQGHATFSVIQQAITAGADVCLYDNMVFLENGKSLDGRGLNSLIKVNEMTRTYVLTPDYFVLRHFSYLVDRYAVRLGLDGEWADRAVVFYNEDDESRVMVIHNPELAFRRVVLEDGDRRLVMSLQPQSINTIVL
- the rpsI gene encoding 30S ribosomal protein S9, producing MAEKVAEYRASGSRKTSVARVCLTPGTGKWVVNKKDPTIYFGNEAVIKFIEQPMKLTDTLTKFDLTARLIGGGTVGQAGALRQAISRALQLSDATLRAALKASGCMTRDSRMKERKKYGQPGARKRFQFSKR
- the rplM gene encoding 50S ribosomal protein L13; this encodes MKTSLPKESEIKRNWFIVDAAGKPLGRMAVKVANLLRGRTKATFTNHIDTGDFVIVINAKDVKLTGTKDDKKIYERYTGFRGGHKTTTVAAMRERHPDRMITKAVEGMLPGNHMSRKVIKRLKVFAGAEHSHAAQNPKVIDIK
- a CDS encoding asparagine--tRNA ligase, coding for MVDSTLSVAIRDLKLMAGQTVRLRGWLHGKRAGGKVVFLLVRDGTGLCQCVVEGAMVEAFASAHELTQESSLMITGLVRLDERAPGGAELAVTSVEVLQISKDYPISRKAHGIDFLMDHRHLWLRSPRPAAILRVRHTVIRAIRDFFDSNGFTLVDMPILVPGAGEDRQSLFPVDYFGEKLFLSQTGQLYLESACMSLGKVYCFGPTFRAEKSKTRRHLTEFWMVEPEMAFAELDDVVALAENMICAIVAAVLEKNRPDLEVLGRDVSDLEKIVKPFPRITYTEAGELLRGPSMLRKLEQELVQEKGRLQELMKELESVEAALCKAKKGWQQEQQETRMRELHEDIHELEQELLVRPEHIRLAQSFAWGEDLGGSDETIVSRQFDRPVFVTGYPRAAKAFYMKVSPDDSRTVRNFDLLAPQGYGEIIGGSQREENPDIIEESMKAKGLRPEDYAWYLDLRRYGSVPHGGFGLGVERTLTWLCGLKHVRETIPFPRTLGRVYP